The genomic DNA AGCCAACCTTTACCCCACAATCCACCAGAACCAATGGCAATTTTGGATTGGATAATATGATAACCCGCGCCGAGAGGATCTTGTTCAGGGTTAAATAAGGTTAATACTCGAGTGCGCTGATAATCGTGCATCAAGAAAAACCACATGATAGGTAAAAAGATTAAAATGGCGGTAATAAATCCGCCAACAATCAACCAGCTCATACCGGATAAAAACAACACAAACACCCCAGAGGCCGCCACTAAAATAGACGTCCCTAAATCAGGTTGTTTAGCGATTAAGAGTGTTGGGATCAGCAAAATAATGACACCACCCGCCAGATAGCGCTTTTTCGGCGGTAGCGGAAACTTACTGATGTACCATGCCATGGTGATCGGGAAGGCCAGTTTTATCAGTTCCGATGGCTGAAACTCCATAAACCCAAGATTCAACCAACGTTGTGCGCCTTTATTAATGGTGCCAAACCAGTCGACGCCCAGTAACAACAGTATTCCAGCGATATAAATCGGCAATGCCCAACGTCTGAGTATTTCAGGGTTGATTTGTGCAAAACAAAACATGACCCCCAGTGACAATGTTATACGGACCAGCTGGCGTTCCATCATCGCAGGATCTTCACCGCTGGCTGAATAGATAATAAAGAGACCAACCCCCATTAGTATTAACAGGCCGGTGAGTAATGGCACATCTATGTGTATCTTCTGCCAAAATGATTTTTGATATGGATGATTATTCACGGTTTTGCCGCCCATTCGTCTCGTAAAATATACTCATCGAGCAGTGCTCTTGCGACCGGCCCAGCGTTAGACCCCCCCCAGCCAGCATGTTCAAGTACGACTGCCAAAACAATACGAGGATTTTCATAAGGTGCATAAGCAACAACCAATGCATTGTCGCGCAAGTGTTCGGCGATGGTGTCGGCATTATATTTTTCATCTTCGCCAACACTAAACACCTGTGCGGTACCGGTTTTCATTGCGGCGGTATAGCTCGCATCAGTAAAGCGAGATTTATCGGCAGTTTGGCGCATCGCCTCATTAATAATGTCCCAATTATGCGGATCTTTAAGCTCAATTGGCGGCTGTTCATCAATGGGCGAATCCATTTTAACGGTACTATTTTTAAATGACTTTAATAGATGAGGCGTAAATCGCTTGCCTTTATTTGCCATGATCGTGACGGCATTAGCAAGCTGTAATGGTGTTGTGGTCCAATATCCTTGGCCAATACCGACCGAAATAGTATCACCGTTATACCAAGGTTGATTGTAACGCATTCTTTTCCAGTCTCGAGAGGG from Shewanella psychromarinicola includes the following:
- the rodA gene encoding rod shape-determining protein RodA; translation: MGGKTVNNHPYQKSFWQKIHIDVPLLTGLLILMGVGLFIIYSASGEDPAMMERQLVRITLSLGVMFCFAQINPEILRRWALPIYIAGILLLLGVDWFGTINKGAQRWLNLGFMEFQPSELIKLAFPITMAWYISKFPLPPKKRYLAGGVIILLIPTLLIAKQPDLGTSILVAASGVFVLFLSGMSWLIVGGFITAILIFLPIMWFFLMHDYQRTRVLTLFNPEQDPLGAGYHIIQSKIAIGSGGLWGKGWLDGTQSQLEFLPERHTDFIFAVIGEEFGLIGSLLLLAMYLFVIARGLVIASRAQTSFARLLAGSITLTFFVYVFVNIGMVSGILPVVGVPLPLISYGGTSMLTLMTGFGILMSIHTHRRFVDR